In Colletotrichum higginsianum IMI 349063 chromosome 1, whole genome shotgun sequence, the DNA window AGATCACAAGACTCCCCATTGGCGCAGTTCCCCTTATGCAGCAGCTCCCGGCAGACGGCGACCCTCGAGGCATCGTGCATGTATCGACATGCCGGTCCCTTGGCGCATGAACCTAGAGTAAAAAGCATCGTGGTTAGTTTGGGTGTCCTATACTCTGTCATACCCACTTGAGCAAGAAGCTGTCAGGTCTAGTTgagctgatgatgatgcgtGGGTGGTCAGATGAGATTGTGAATAAAATACCGGTCAGCGAAAACATGCTGCAAGGCACATCGAGCTTCTTGACGCTCGTTTGGCTGAGTGGGGTGACTTGATATTAGCGGCTGTCGATAGGAGGGGAAAGGGATCATACCGTTGAGCTTCCAGCACACCGGCTCGGTACAGATTGCCCGTTTTGCTTCGGTGAAACTTGACGCCTCCGACGAAGGCGACCTTGGGCGTTGCACTGACGGGATGGAGATCTCCTGCGGGGTGGTGAGTGTAACCTGCCGCGCAAGGGAGTCTTGGCGACGTACCCGACACCTTGATGAGCTTGCTGCCGCTGTGAGCGACGCGGAAGCGGATTCCTTGGATCTCAACCTCGTGATTGCCTGTCGCTGTGGTGGGATTAGTAGGGGTAGACGGCGCGCTTGCGTGGGCTCCGTAACGGTGGAAGTGATTGGCAAGCTGCGACTGCTCGCGCGCATCCTGCCGGCGAATCTTCTGCTGTCGCGATGCCTCGATAGCCTTGGCATGCGCCTCGTTGTTCTTCTCGTAGACGGCCGAGTTGATGAGCGATCTTTGGCCGCGGGTGTTTTTGGAAATCCAGGCGCCGGAGGAACCAGCCGCACCAGGGGCCTCGGGAGTAGACGACTCGGACGGCGGTGTTTGCGTTCCACCGTTGTTCAGCACCAGGGATCGATGACGAAACCCCGAGGGGCCTCGAGTAGAGGGGTAAGGCTCGACACGGTGCTTGTGGGGGAAGCCGCCATGTCGGTGAGTGGTGCCTATACATATAACATGTAAGCACTGAAGCGTAGAGTTAAGAGTTAGAGAAGTTGGAGACGTACTCCTTCCGTAGGTAGCTTGATTGCTAGGCACTGATTGCACACCGGCTTGCTGGGCCTTGTGAAGATTGATCTTGCCTGTTTGCCACCAAATTAGAGATCGCGCGGTTTTTGCTGTTTTTTGTGCATGTCGGAACTGTACCTGCAAGTTGGCCGATCCTGGCCAACAGCTCCTGTTCTTCCTGAGAAGGCATTTCCTTGGTATGGAGTGTTGCGATGTGGTTTTCGTATGAAGGTGTCTCGTTGCGCAAAGAAGTGGTCTTGCTGTTGTGACTGTAGGTAGGGTATTATGCGTTATTGTTGGGGAGTAGAGGATGAGATCACTGCTCCTGTGCCTATGGTGGGAAGAAGACGCTTTGGCTTTGTCTTTGCCCTCAGGGGGGGTGACTGAGTGGGTACAGACGACATGGCCCACTTATACCGGCGCTAAAGATCCACTAACCAATCCCAACAACGGCCGGCAACTGCTGCAAGGCTGAGAGAGAAGGTCGGAAGGTTGGAAGGAGCTCACTCCATCTGCATTGCCTGCCTTTGACTGGAGTGAGGATTGCAGACCCAATCAAAGCTATTTTCATCTTCTTTGCTTTAACAGCCAAAACCCGCATATTGGCATCCAGCACAAGTACCGCTTTTCTTACCAAAATCGCACTGTTCAGGGAATCTTGACGACCTGACAGCCCAGCAAGATTTCTTTGTCCAACCTAGCCTTCACCCAGCAGCCGAAGACCAGACTCAACTTTTGACAGCCACTACAACTACCTGCCTGAACTGCCGACACACTGTAAAGGCGAACCAACACAAGAAAATGGCGTCGTGGGATCTTCTAGATGAtaaggaggagcaggagctgCACAAGACGCGCCTGGTCAACATTGAGGAGAAGCCCTTCAAGCGAATCACCAAGAGACTCGTGTCTGTCACAACAATCGCAAACGCCCAATTGAAACAACAACCCACACCGCCACCCGAGGGTGCAAatggcgagaaggaggccggcgaAGAGACGAAACAGGAGGCTGCCACCAAGACCCTCCAAGAGATCGACCAGATCAAAGACGACCTTACCCTTGActtcgccgccttcgacaGCAGCATCGCCCGCCTGCAattcctcctcgacgccaacgTCCGCGAGCGCGAGCGGTACAAGGCTGACCAGCAGCGCATCCTCGAAGAATGCCAGAACGTGCGCGACAACAACACGCGACTgcgcgagcagctcgagggcgccaaGGCCACGCTTGCCCAACGTAAGGAGTACGACAAGCTCGCCAACGCGCTCATGGCTAAGGGCCTGCGGCCGCGCGGCGAGCAGGAGACGAACCTCGcgaagctcgaggaggagatccgcgacctggagaaggagagcgagacgtacgccatcacctgGCGCGAGCGCCGCGACCAGTTCAGCAAGATCATGGACGAGGGCATGCTGTTGCGCAGACAGATCcgcgacgagaaggaggaggtcgagagaCGCGAGGGCATgaacgaggacggcgaggaggacggcgaggcctCGCGAGGCGGGCAAACGCCCCGACACGTCTCGAGCGGCAACGTCACGCCGCACCCGGACAGCGGCGCTGTCCCGAGACCGACTTCGGCGCAAGATGGCAACTCGGAGGACCAGGCAGACGGCCTCAAGCCGCGATCAGGTGGCCCAGGCAGCTTCTCGCGGTCCGGCAGTGCCGTCCCTAGCCAGAGCGGTACGCCCCATCCCCAacaggacgacggcgagatcgaagagggagaggataTCGAGATGGACGACCAGCAGGACACTCAGATCACTTCGGGAGGCGACACGCCCCAAATCACGGTGGATGCGCCGGACAGCATGGAAGTTGACAACTAGACTTTGGAAGCGCGGCAGTTCGGAGAGGCTCATACATAGCTCAACTGAGATACCCATTTTGAAAAAAGAATacgaaagaagaagagagaaaaaaaaagcagGCCGTCAAAGACTTGCTCATGACGCTCGCCTGCCACTGAACGCAACGCAATCCCTAGACCTGGTTTCCGTTTCTCTTGGTTGGAAACACGACGTGACGCCAAAAGACCCCAgcccccgggggggttcATCAAGCCGAGGTGGTGTCGGTCACGTAcgtcttctcctccttgcccttggcgaGCGCCAGCTTAGCcgtctcgacctcggtgGGCGACGCGCCGCCActctcggcgagggcgatctGCTCCTCCAGCTTGGCGGTCGAGTCCTCGACGCGGGTCCTCAGGGCAGGGAACATCTTTTGCGTCTCCTCCACGGCGAGTTTCTGGCAGCGCGGCTTGTTAGTGCACTGGGACGATGGGGAGTGAGGGGTGTGTGGGGATCGCGAGGGTTCTTGGGAGAATCCTACCAGCTGTCTGAGCATGTACTCCCGGTtcccgtcctcgtcgggctTGCCCTCCcggatctcggcctcgagcgtgGCGACCTTGGCCTTTTGCTGGATGAGCTCCTTCTCATAGGAGATCTCCTCCTTGAGGAGCCGGGTGACGGCGAGCGTCGCGACGGTGAGCTGGGAAGGGGGCGCCATGGTGAGTTGCGGTGCTGTATCGATTTTTCCTTTTATGGGAGGAGGGGTTGTaggtggagggaggggaagggggattTGGCTTTTGGTGAAGATTCGGGACGGTCTATTCtgagagtgtgtgtgtgtgataGTCAGATGGTTTCTCTCTTGGGGGATCGCCTTGAAAATGAGTCCTCGTGTTGTGGAAATATGGGTAGGCAGGCTCCGAGATTACCTTGTATGCCTCGTTGGGATTGTTTTCTTAAGTTGGGTTTTTTGTTTACACGGCATCCCCGGCTGTTCTCGCTGCTTGGCTGGCTACGTCAAAGGCTGCAGCAGGCTCTGTGCTGGGTGCTGCCTTGGAAGCCACATagtggggggtggggggtttCCTGTACCCCAGCAATGTTACCTCAGCGCAGCAGAGCTTGAACTCGTTCCCCCCTCCTGTGCAACTTCGGGAGAACATCACGGATTCTCTGCTGGCCCAAGCCGCAACGCAGCGCCGTGGGTCGCTTTGAGTTGTCTCGGTCCCGACGGGCAGGCAGCTCAACCCCTCGCTGGAGTTTGGACCAGTGGTTGTCGACGTGGTCTGCCCAACAACTCGCATGTATTGTTCAGAGGTTTGCATGATGAGACAGAGAGGTCAGACCTATGGTTTGCTGCGTTCGGGTCAATGTCTTCGAACGGCCCGTGGAATCAATGCATTCCCAATGCCATCTTGAATGCTGTGTGGGCAGGACATATCGAAGGGACGCCGTCACAGTAGCAGGTCGACAGGGAACGCAACGCTGAGAAGAAGCCAGTGGTTGTTACCGGCAGGTTCTCCGGTGGAACAATGTCACCAAGGCGATTAACAGA includes these proteins:
- a CDS encoding Tubulin-specific chaperone Rbl2 codes for the protein MAPPSQLTVATLAVTRLLKEEISYEKELIQQKAKVATLEAEIREGKPDEDGNREYMLRQLKLAVEETQKMFPALRTRVEDSTAKLEEQIALAESGGASPTEVETAKLALAKGKEEKTYVTDTTSA
- a CDS encoding CCCH zinc finger protein; the encoded protein is MPSQEEQELLARIGQLAGKINLHKAQQAGVQSVPSNQATYGRSTTHRHGGFPHKHRVEPYPSTRGPSGFRHRSLVLNNGGTQTPPSESSTPEAPGAAGSSGAWISKNTRGQRSLINSAVYEKNNEAHAKAIEASRQQKIRRQDAREQSQLANHFHRYGAHASAPSTPTNPTTATGNHEVEIQGIRFRVAHSGSKLIKVSGDLHPVSATPKVAFVGGVKFHRSKTGNLYRAGVLEAQRQTSVKKLDVPCSMFSLTGSCAKGPACRYMHDASRVAVCRELLHKGNCANGESCDLSHDLTPQRTPTCVHFIKGNCANPNCPYAHSSVSPGALVCRSFGMYGYCDKGDKCEERHVFECPDFSNTGKCRRKGCKLLHRERASVLRKRTDSDEMEDLSSDAESADSDDVDSDEVEEFITDGAGDDTDFKVQKDFISF
- a CDS encoding Tho complex subunit 7, which translates into the protein MASWDLLDDKEEQELHKTRLVNIEEKPFKRITKRLVSVTTIANAQLKQQPTPPPEGANGEKEAGEETKQEAATKTLQEIDQIKDDLTLDFAAFDSSIARLQFLLDANVRERERYKADQQRILEECQNVRDNNTRLREQLEGAKATLAQRKEYDKLANALMAKGLRPRGEQETNLAKLEEEIRDLEKESETYAITWRERRDQFSKIMDEGMLLRRQIRDEKEEVERREGMNEDGEEDGEASRGGQTPRHVSSGNVTPHPDSGAVPRPTSAQDGNSEDQADGLKPRSGGPGSFSRSGSAVPSQSGTPHPQQDDGEIEEGEDIEMDDQQDTQITSGGDTPQITVDAPDSMEVDN